The Paeniglutamicibacter sulfureus genome includes a region encoding these proteins:
- a CDS encoding MFS transporter, whose translation MPIALYALALGGFGIGLTEFVIMGLLPEVAADFGVTETVAGYLISGYALAVAIGAIILTAVLSRLDRKKSLLFLMLLFIIGNLLSATGPSYELVMVGRIIAALCHGAFFGIGSVVAADLVAPNKRAGAIAFMFAGLTIANVLGVPFGTLLGQATGWRSTFWAITAIGIIAFIGIMVLVPGNLARSASTGVFAEFNIFRSPQVWLSMAVTILGYGGMFGAFTYIAFTLTGVSGFAATSVPWLLVLFGVGLFVGNILGGKAADRNLAATLITVLSILTVVLVAFALLAGNQIATIVALLLMGGIGFATVPGLQMRIMNHAAHAPTLASGANIAAFNVGNALGAWVGGLTIAAGLGYTSPLWAGAGITVAGLAVMLLATRVRGGEYSGARAPESVPVTVG comes from the coding sequence ATGCCCATAGCTCTCTACGCCCTTGCCCTGGGCGGTTTTGGAATCGGCTTGACCGAGTTCGTCATCATGGGCCTGTTGCCCGAGGTTGCCGCGGATTTCGGGGTCACCGAAACCGTCGCCGGCTACCTCATCTCCGGCTATGCCCTCGCCGTGGCCATCGGCGCCATCATCCTCACCGCAGTGCTCAGCAGGCTGGACCGCAAGAAGTCGCTGCTGTTCCTGATGCTCCTGTTCATCATCGGAAACCTGCTCAGCGCCACCGGCCCGAGCTACGAGTTGGTCATGGTCGGCCGGATCATTGCCGCGCTGTGCCACGGCGCCTTCTTCGGCATCGGTTCGGTGGTTGCCGCCGATTTGGTGGCGCCCAACAAGCGTGCCGGGGCCATCGCCTTCATGTTTGCGGGCCTGACCATCGCCAACGTCCTGGGCGTCCCCTTCGGGACGCTGCTGGGCCAGGCCACCGGCTGGCGCTCCACTTTCTGGGCCATCACCGCCATCGGCATCATTGCCTTCATCGGCATCATGGTCCTGGTCCCGGGCAACCTGGCCCGTTCCGCGAGCACCGGCGTCTTCGCCGAATTCAACATCTTCCGCAGCCCCCAGGTCTGGCTGTCGATGGCTGTGACCATCCTGGGCTACGGCGGCATGTTCGGAGCCTTCACCTACATTGCCTTCACGCTCACCGGCGTCAGCGGTTTCGCCGCCACGTCAGTTCCCTGGCTGCTGGTGCTCTTCGGCGTCGGACTCTTCGTGGGCAACATCCTCGGGGGCAAGGCCGCGGACCGCAATCTGGCCGCCACGCTGATCACGGTGCTCTCGATCCTCACCGTCGTTCTGGTGGCCTTCGCACTTCTTGCCGGCAACCAGATTGCCACCATCGTCGCCCTGCTGCTCATGGGCGGCATCGGCTTCGCCACCGTCCCGGGCCTGCAGATGCGCATCATGAACCATGCGGCGCATGCACCCACGCTCGCCTCGGGCGCCAACATCGCCGCGTTCAACGTGGGCAACGCGCTGGGCGCCTGGGTCGGCGGCCTGACCATCGCCGCGGGACTGGGGTACACCTCACCGCTGTGGGCCGGCGCGGGGATCACCGTGGCGGGACTCGCCGTCATGCTCCTTGCGACCCGCGTGCGCGGCGGCGAATACTCCGGGGCCCGCGCGCCCGAATCGGTGCCCGTCACCGTCGGCTAG
- a CDS encoding aldo/keto reductase, producing MSISTTTVPTITLNDGTSMPQLGYGVFQIPEAQTTAAVSTALETGYRSIDTAAIYGNESGVGRALADSGIPREELFVTTKLWLADLGRETTRDGLAASLDKLGLDHVDLYLIHWPGTDTEAYLESWQVLEELRAAGLSRSIGVSNFLPEQLERIIELGGTVPAVNQVELHPFLQNRETAAVNRAHGIATEAWSPLAQGAVLDDPAVLAAAAVHGVTPAQVVLRWHLQQGNVVIPKSVTASRMASNLDLLGFDLDTDSIAALDALDRDGRTGPFPGTFNG from the coding sequence ATGAGCATTTCAACCACCACCGTCCCGACCATCACCCTCAATGACGGAACCAGCATGCCGCAGCTGGGCTACGGAGTCTTCCAGATCCCCGAGGCACAGACCACGGCCGCGGTGTCCACGGCACTGGAAACCGGGTACCGCAGCATCGACACCGCCGCCATCTACGGCAACGAGTCCGGGGTCGGCCGCGCCCTGGCCGATTCCGGCATCCCGCGCGAGGAGCTCTTCGTGACCACCAAGCTCTGGCTTGCCGACCTGGGCCGGGAAACGACCCGCGACGGGCTGGCCGCAAGCCTGGACAAGCTGGGCCTGGACCACGTGGACCTGTACCTGATCCACTGGCCGGGCACCGACACCGAGGCGTACCTCGAATCCTGGCAGGTGCTGGAGGAACTGCGCGCCGCGGGGCTGAGCCGGTCCATTGGAGTCTCCAATTTCCTGCCGGAACAGCTCGAGCGCATCATCGAACTTGGCGGGACGGTGCCGGCGGTCAACCAGGTGGAGCTGCACCCGTTCCTGCAGAACCGCGAGACCGCCGCGGTGAACCGTGCCCACGGGATCGCGACCGAGGCCTGGAGCCCGCTGGCCCAGGGCGCCGTGCTGGATGACCCGGCGGTGCTGGCAGCCGCCGCGGTCCATGGGGTCACCCCGGCCCAGGTGGTGCTGCGCTGGCACCTTCAACAGGGCAACGTGGTGATCCCGAAGTCCGTCACCGCCTCGCGTATGGCCTCGAACCTGGATCTGCTCGGCTTCGACCTGGACACCGACAGCATCGCGGCGCTCGATGCCCTGGATCGCGACGGGCGCACCGGCCCGTTCCCGGGCACCTTCAACGGCTAG
- a CDS encoding DinB family protein, which produces MDPDRERILAQYARAEHQLRDWLAQASPSDLGRRSKGTRWNNEELLFHMVFGYMVARALLPLHRVLSRLPTPVSAGFAAALDAASVPFDAVNYWGSKAAARFYNRHRMAARLHRVLAVLGRKLESESPAALSRAMPFPTRWDPFFTRAMTLAQLYAYPTEHFDFHAGQLDLPRGPDRLSRRAVGPAPRAGTRIFLSPPDTKRPPAGTFGCTPGGWPLLVAVAPQT; this is translated from the coding sequence ATGGACCCGGACCGGGAACGCATCCTCGCCCAGTACGCCCGCGCCGAGCACCAATTACGCGACTGGTTGGCCCAGGCGTCCCCGTCCGACCTCGGCCGCCGCAGCAAAGGGACCCGCTGGAACAACGAGGAACTGCTCTTCCACATGGTCTTTGGATATATGGTGGCACGCGCCCTGTTGCCGCTCCACCGGGTGCTTTCCCGGTTGCCGACCCCCGTATCCGCCGGATTCGCCGCCGCCTTGGATGCCGCATCCGTCCCCTTCGATGCCGTCAACTACTGGGGCTCGAAGGCCGCAGCCCGCTTCTACAACCGTCACCGGATGGCGGCAAGGCTCCATCGGGTCCTGGCGGTGTTGGGCAGGAAGCTCGAGTCCGAGTCTCCCGCCGCGCTGTCCCGCGCCATGCCCTTCCCGACCCGCTGGGACCCGTTCTTCACCCGAGCCATGACCCTGGCGCAGCTCTACGCCTACCCCACCGAACACTTCGACTTTCACGCCGGGCAATTGGACCTGCCCCGCGGGCCGGATCGACTTTCACGCCGGGCAGTTGGACCTGCCCCGCGGGCCGGAACGCGGATCTTCCTGAGTCCTCCGGACACGAAAAGGCCACCCGCCGGCACGTTTGGATGTACGCCAGGCGGGTGGCCTTTGCTTGTGGCCGTGGCCCCGCAGACCTAA
- a CDS encoding SRPBCC domain-containing protein encodes MIDIASQIGAIDRTVSQRKLEDGSEAVSVLARRTYKSDPAELWDALTNPERIPRWFLPISGELHEGGTFQLEGNAGGRILECSPPTRLKVTFGGEDSLVELRLAADEPGTTTLELEHTVPLAMAQSGAGALWVGPGWDGMFLALGLFVDGIVAEDPAAAALSPEALAFSERSVRVWAEAVRESGTATGEQLEEALAISLAQFAPGSEDPASS; translated from the coding sequence ATGATCGACATTGCAAGCCAGATCGGCGCCATCGACAGGACGGTCTCCCAGCGGAAGCTGGAAGACGGAAGCGAAGCCGTCTCGGTCCTGGCGCGCCGCACCTACAAGTCCGATCCCGCGGAGCTGTGGGACGCGTTGACCAATCCCGAGCGGATCCCGCGCTGGTTCCTTCCGATCAGCGGTGAGCTGCATGAAGGCGGAACCTTCCAGTTGGAGGGCAACGCCGGTGGACGCATCCTGGAATGCTCGCCACCGACCCGCCTGAAGGTCACCTTCGGCGGCGAGGACAGCCTCGTCGAGCTGCGCCTTGCCGCCGACGAACCCGGCACCACGACCCTGGAGCTGGAGCACACCGTCCCGCTGGCCATGGCCCAAAGCGGTGCCGGGGCACTATGGGTGGGTCCGGGCTGGGACGGAATGTTCCTGGCCCTGGGGCTGTTCGTGGATGGAATCGTGGCCGAGGACCCGGCCGCGGCCGCGCTTTCCCCCGAGGCATTGGCCTTTTCCGAGCGTTCGGTCCGGGTCTGGGCCGAGGCGGTGCGCGAATCGGGCACGGCCACCGGCGAACAGCTCGAGGAAGCTCTGGCCATTTCCCTGGCGCAGTTCGCTCCCGGCAGCGAAGACCCGGCTTCCAGTTAG
- a CDS encoding ArsR/SmtB family transcription factor has translation MHAFEVLGDPTRRRILQLLANGEQSSGAIAGRIRDEFGISQPAVSQHLKVLRESGFASVRAAGTRRLYAVSSEPLREIDTWLEDFRHFWDQPLDALETEIARGKRERRLAASAADDPQTTPKEQQ, from the coding sequence GTGCATGCATTTGAAGTCCTGGGCGACCCGACCCGGCGCCGTATCCTCCAGCTTTTGGCCAATGGAGAGCAAAGCTCCGGGGCCATCGCCGGACGCATCCGGGACGAGTTCGGGATCTCCCAACCCGCCGTCTCGCAGCACCTGAAGGTGCTGCGGGAAAGCGGATTCGCCTCGGTCAGGGCGGCGGGCACCCGCAGGCTCTACGCCGTTTCCTCTGAACCGCTGCGCGAGATCGACACCTGGCTCGAGGACTTCAGGCATTTCTGGGACCAGCCGCTGGATGCGCTGGAAACCGAAATTGCCCGCGGAAAACGGGAACGGCGGCTGGCCGCTTCTGCCGCGGACGACCCACAGACCACACCCAAGGAGCAACAATGA